The following proteins come from a genomic window of Macrobrachium nipponense isolate FS-2020 chromosome 18, ASM1510439v2, whole genome shotgun sequence:
- the LOC135197255 gene encoding uncharacterized protein LOC135197255 yields MLLGQGVRKLGEACWTHAQCFRSQPHAHCKGLVCTCDSGFHDTDGKCTKHMWEDLGLVPWEIIVFSLVFTISAFAIFVGCVYFVISKVVRFARTRPAETLIPNKSFKGDPRELKKQNSVVEGRMAIRVPKICETKLTEDSTVESQLVDETAVRFCDFSDLGDSQSDANHRDSISTTSTSFMFEPARFITPLDYRSTSESAETRQSSRRSSSTTQSAMSQPMGGFRPPQRFMRAWSTATSHDDSDDWFQPNRNHLRMAGSNSPGGATRLPLLLRASTFSESDESP; encoded by the exons ATGTTGCTAGGACAAGGTGTGAGGAAGCTCGGTGAAGCTTGCTGGACTCATGCTCAGTGCTTCAGATCTCAGCCGCATGCGCACTGCAAAGGACTCGTTTGCACCTGTGATAG tGGGTTTCATGATACCGACGGAAAGTGTACGAAACACATGTGGGAAGATTTGG GTTTGGTCCCTTGGGAAATCATCGTCTTCAGCCTAGTGTTTACAATCTCCGCGTTCGCAATCTTCGTCGGGTGCGTTTACTTCGTCATCTCCAAAGTCGTCAG GTTTGCCAGAACGCGTCCAGCAGAGACCTTGATTCCCAACAAAAGCTTCAAAGGAGATCCAAGAGAGTTGAAGAAACAGAACTCGGTGGTGGAGGGCAGGATGGCCATCAGAGTCCCCAAAATTTGCGAGACAAAACTGACGGAGGACAGCACAGTTGAAAGCCAGTTGGTCGACGAGACAGCCGTCAGATTCTGCGACTTCTCAGATCTCGGCGACAGCCAGAGCGACGCCAACCACAGAGACAGTATTTCGACGACTTCCACCAGTTTCATGTTTGAGCCGGCCAGGTTCATAACGCCGCTCGACTATAGGTCTACTAGTGAGTCTG CCGAGACCCGTCAGAGCTCAAGACGAAGCAGCAGCACCACTCAAAGCGCCATGAGCCAGCCGATGGGCGGTTTCCGTCCTCCTCAGCGCTTCATGAGGGCCTGGTCGACGGCCACCTCCCACGACGATAGCGACGACTGGTTCCAGCCGAACAGGAATCACCTCAGGATGGCGGGATCGAATAG CCCGGGTGGTGCAACGCGTCTTCCACTGCTTCTGAGAGCATCCACTTTTTCGGAGAGTGACGAATCTCCCTGA